In Pantoea agglomerans, the genomic stretch GGCAAAAAGCCTGACCGATGTTATGCGCCGTCTGCCTGGCGTCGACGTGGCGCAGAATGGCGGCCTGGGGCAAACCAGCTCGCTGTTTATTCGCGGCACCAACTCCAGCCACGTGCTGATCCTGATTGACGGTATTCGCCTCAACCAGGCGGGCATCTCCGGCTCCTCAGACCTTAGCCAGATCCCGCTTTCGCTGGTGCAGCGTATTGAATATATCCGCGGTGCGCGCTCGGCGGTCTATGGATCGGATGCTATCGGCGGCGTGGTGAACATTATTACCGGCCGCGCGCAGCCCGGCACGACGCTCACCGCAGGCGTCGGCTCGAAAGGCTATCAGTCTTACGACGGGTCTACGCAGCAGCAGCTGGGCGACGCCACCAGAGTAACGCTGGCTGGCAACTACACCTATACCCGCGGCTTCGACGTCGGCGCAGGCTATCCTAACGACTATGGTCCGGCGCAGGGCGACAGAGATGGTTTTATGAGTAAAACCCTCTATGGCAACCTTGAGCACCAGTTCAGCGATGAGCTGAGCGGATTCGTGCGCGGCTACGGTTTCGACAACCGCACCGCCTATGACGGCTCTTATAGCTATGATGACAGCTACACCAGTATTGTCGGCCTGGCGGATACGCGTCAGCTCTATAGTCAGACCTGGGATACTGGCCTGCGCTTCAACCGGGATAGCTATTCAACGCAGCTGATCGCCAGCTACAGCCGCACCAAAGATATTAACTACGATCCGCGCAACGGCCGCTTTGGCGCCGCCTCGACCTTTGATGACGTTACCCAGTACAACCTTCAGTGGGGTAACACCGTGCAGGTTGGCCAGGGCGCGATTAGCGGCGGCATCGACTGGCAGAAAGAGACCACTGAACCGGGTACCAACTACCTGGCAGACGGGTATGAGCAGCGCAACACCGGCCTCTATCTTACCGGACAGCAGCAGTTCGGCAGCGTGACGCTGGAGGGCGCGCTGCGCGGCGATGACAATAACCAGTTCGGCTGGCACAACACCTGGCAAACCGCTGCATCCTGGGAGTTTATTTCAGGTTATCGCGTCTTCGCCTCCTACGGCACCGCCTTTAAGGCGCCAAACCTCTCCCAGATCTATAGTCCAGGCTACGGCAATCCCGACCTTGATCCAGAAAAGAGCAAGCAGTGGGAAGGGGGCTTCGAAGGGCTGACCGGTCCGGTTAGCTGGCGGGTATCCGGTTATCGCAACGACATTGATAACCTGATAGACAGCGATCCGACCACCTATCGCTACTACAACATCAGCAAGGCGCACATTAAAGGCGTCGAGGCGACCGCCTCGTTCGATACCGGCCCGCTGGGCCACCAAATCTCCTATGACTACGTTGATGCGCGCGATGGCGAAACGGATCAACAGCTGGTGCGCCGTGCAAAACAGCAGGTTAAGTATCAGCTCGACTGGTCTCTCTATGATTTCGACTGGTCGGTGACTTATCACTATCTGGGCGATCGCTTTGATAACGACTACAACAGCTATCCTACCCGTCGCGTTAAACTGGGCGGTGTTAGCCTGTGGGATCTCGCGGTGTCGTATCCGGTCACATCTCAGCTGATGGTTCGTGGTAGAATTGCCAACCTGTTTGATAAAGATTACGAGACAGCGTATGGCTATCGAACTCCAGGAACGGAGTATTACCTCAGCGCCAGCTACAGCTTCTGATCTGCGCCCCACCGTGCTGGTGTTTGACTCCGGCGTGGGTGGGCTCTCTGTCTATGACGAGGTCCGGCAGCTACTGCCGGATCTGCACTATCTCTACGCTTTCGACAACGCCGGTTTTCCCTACGGAGAAAAGAGCGAAGAGTATATTGTCGAGCGCGTCGTCGATATCGTCGGCGCGATTGCCAGCCGTCATCCGCTTTCGCTTTGCATCATCGCCTGTAATACCGCCAGTACGGTCTCTTTGCCAGCGCTGCGCGCGCGCTTCGGCTTTCCCGTCGTTGGCGTCGTACCAGCAATTAAGCCTGCGGCGCGTCTGACGCGTAATGGTGTCGTCGGGCTGCTGGCGACGCGCGCGACCGTACGTCGTCCCTATACGCACGATCTTGTGGCGCAGTTCGCCTCCTCATGCCGGATTGCCATGCTGGGTTCGGCGGAGCTGGTGGAGCTGGCTGAGCAGAAGCTTCATGGTCAGACTATCGCGTTAGAGGATGTGCGGCGTATCGTTCAGCCCTGGCTGCGTATGGCCGAACCGCCAGATACGGTGGTGCTGGGCTGCACGCACTTTCCTTTACTGCGTGAAGAGCTACAGCAGGTGTTGCCCGAAGGCACGCGTTTAATTGATTCGGGCGCGGCGATAGCGCGCCGCACCGCCTGGCTGCTGGAGCATGAATCGCCTGGGGTACAGACTTCGCAGGCGAACTGTGCGTTTTGTACCGAGCTCAACGGTGAAGCGCTGCAATTATCACCGGTTTTACAGCGTTATGGCTTTCCGGCGCTGGAAAAAGTGGCGGTTTAGGGTAGTTTTGCTGAAAAAATAGTCACTCAGAAATTAATTTGAAATTAGCGCTTGTCAGCCCGAAAGAACTCCCTATAATGCGCCTCCACTGACACGGCACAACGGCTTACGGAATGCGGTGTTAAGTAAGATTCGACAAGGTTCGAATCGTCAGGAAAGCAAAAATAAATGCTTGACTGATAAAGCGGAAAGCGTAATATACGCAGCCCGCGCCGCTGAATAATCGCGGCATGCTCTTTAACAATTTATCAGACAATCTGTGTGGGCACTCGAGAGCAGATATCAAAAGCCTTCGGGCTTTAAAAAATATCAAGCCTCACGAGTGGACACATAATGACATTCATTATGACGTTTTACAGATGAGCACCGCTTAACTTGTTTAAGCAAATCAAACTTAAATTGAAGAGTTTGATCATGGCTCAGATTGAACGCTGGCGGCAGGCCTAACACATGCAAGTCGAACGGTAGCACAGAGGAGCTTGCTCCTCGGGTGACGAGTGGCGGACGGGTGAGTAATGTCTGGGAAACTGCCCGATGGAGGGGGATAACTACTGGAAACGGTAGCTAATACCGCATAACGTCGCAAGACCAAAGTGGGGGACCTTCGGGCCTCACACCATCGGATGTGCCCAGATGGGATTAGCTAGTAGGTGGGGTAACGGCTCACCTAGGCGACGATCCCTAGCTGGTCTGAGAGGATGACCAGCCACACTGGAACTGAGACACGGTCCAGACTCCTACGGGAGGCAGCAGTGGGGAATATTGCACAATGGGCGCAAGCCTGATGCAGCCATGCCGCGTGTATGAAGAAGGCCTTCGGGTTGTAAAGTACTTTCAGCGGGGAGGAAGGCGATGTGGTTAATAACCGCGTCGATTGACGTTACCCGCAGAAGAAGCACCGGCTAACTCCGTGCCAGCAGCCGCGGTAATACGGAGGGTGCAAGCGTTAATCGGAATTACTGGGCGTAAAGCGCACGCAGGCGGTCTGTCAAGTCGGATGTGAAATCC encodes the following:
- the murI gene encoding glutamate racemase, producing MAIELQERSITSAPATASDLRPTVLVFDSGVGGLSVYDEVRQLLPDLHYLYAFDNAGFPYGEKSEEYIVERVVDIVGAIASRHPLSLCIIACNTASTVSLPALRARFGFPVVGVVPAIKPAARLTRNGVVGLLATRATVRRPYTHDLVAQFASSCRIAMLGSAELVELAEQKLHGQTIALEDVRRIVQPWLRMAEPPDTVVLGCTHFPLLREELQQVLPEGTRLIDSGAAIARRTAWLLEHESPGVQTSQANCAFCTELNGEALQLSPVLQRYGFPALEKVAV
- the btuB gene encoding TonB-dependent vitamin B12 receptor BtuB; the protein is MKKHSASLFAFSATALALWAQPGFAQDNDDTQIVTANRFAQPASSVLAPTTVVTRAEIDRWQAKSLTDVMRRLPGVDVAQNGGLGQTSSLFIRGTNSSHVLILIDGIRLNQAGISGSSDLSQIPLSLVQRIEYIRGARSAVYGSDAIGGVVNIITGRAQPGTTLTAGVGSKGYQSYDGSTQQQLGDATRVTLAGNYTYTRGFDVGAGYPNDYGPAQGDRDGFMSKTLYGNLEHQFSDELSGFVRGYGFDNRTAYDGSYSYDDSYTSIVGLADTRQLYSQTWDTGLRFNRDSYSTQLIASYSRTKDINYDPRNGRFGAASTFDDVTQYNLQWGNTVQVGQGAISGGIDWQKETTEPGTNYLADGYEQRNTGLYLTGQQQFGSVTLEGALRGDDNNQFGWHNTWQTAASWEFISGYRVFASYGTAFKAPNLSQIYSPGYGNPDLDPEKSKQWEGGFEGLTGPVSWRVSGYRNDIDNLIDSDPTTYRYYNISKAHIKGVEATASFDTGPLGHQISYDYVDARDGETDQQLVRRAKQQVKYQLDWSLYDFDWSVTYHYLGDRFDNDYNSYPTRRVKLGGVSLWDLAVSYPVTSQLMVRGRIANLFDKDYETAYGYRTPGTEYYLSASYSF